In Actinomadura citrea, a single window of DNA contains:
- a CDS encoding nitrate- and nitrite sensing domain-containing protein codes for MKSPRRRSIRSKVTALLLVPLLSLVALWGYAAIVTGRDALAQRRYHTLDREFAPSGQGVLVELGKERLASAVFLSTPRKVAGGTSAALLSQRSRLDAAVEDFRRKATSGAARSATNAEMESRVGAVLRALGGLGGLRAAVDARSVDRLAAVNGYGTMVDNMHRLYDSLVAIDDSALYDWTQSTRHAGRGMELLQRENALVAGAFITKGRMTAAEHRLFVEMVGEQRWQWTKQRSLLDPVVYRTGTAQVFASPQYQAFTAMEDRVADADPRRPIPVQPGEWQRTAQPLVLSVNAMVLGNSRRAGEHADDLGREAYLRLAAVGGLGLLAILLSVLLSLRFARGFVRELVGLRGSAEELAEQRLPGIVERLGRNESVDVAAEAPPLHAGRTAEVARLAEAFAKVQRTAVDAAVGQAEMRAGVSRIFLNIARRNQSLLHRQLTLLDGLESRAEADDLEDLFRIDHLTTRMRRHAESLIILSGATPGRGWRRPVRFADVLRAAVSEIEDYTRATVLTDSEDGLVGAAVADVVHLLAELIENAAVFSPPNTEVRVMAERVGIGFAVEVEDRGLGVKPEQLAEANRRLAEPPEYDLADTDQLGLFVVARLAARHDISVTLQRSPYGGVTAIVLFPHELVVPAEEMAAGVAPPADAPHDETAALTGTAVEGAPGWEPTIMAAPVPEGVVPLRDSGAPGELAALPADDPHQGRRNAPGHLEGAGGRLEAPPALPALTGPAAPAATPAPAEDPAPAAPVAPWGVPDGPAAAAPPRPAPNPWSDDAHTPAAEGPGGAVHEDPAEAAGEDWQPAGTHAGLPRRVRQRNLAPQLRKRPPSPPPTGGTATGAVARSPEEARSLMASIQQGWRRGRASDVGDEGTR; via the coding sequence ATGAAATCCCCCCGTAGGCGGTCGATCCGCTCGAAGGTCACCGCGCTGCTGCTCGTGCCGCTGCTCTCGCTGGTCGCGCTCTGGGGATACGCCGCGATCGTCACCGGCCGCGACGCGCTCGCCCAGCGCCGGTACCACACGCTCGACCGCGAGTTCGCGCCGAGCGGCCAGGGCGTCCTGGTCGAGCTGGGCAAGGAGCGGCTGGCCTCGGCGGTGTTCCTCAGCACCCCGCGCAAGGTCGCCGGCGGAACCTCCGCCGCCCTGCTGTCGCAGCGCTCGCGCCTCGACGCGGCCGTCGAGGACTTCCGCCGCAAGGCCACCTCCGGCGCCGCGCGCAGCGCCACCAACGCCGAGATGGAGTCCCGCGTCGGCGCGGTCCTGCGGGCGCTCGGCGGGCTCGGCGGGCTGCGCGCCGCGGTCGACGCCCGGTCCGTCGACCGGTTGGCCGCGGTCAACGGGTACGGCACGATGGTCGACAACATGCACCGGCTCTACGACAGCCTCGTGGCCATCGACGACTCCGCGCTCTACGACTGGACGCAGTCCACCCGGCACGCCGGCCGCGGCATGGAGCTGCTGCAGCGCGAGAACGCGCTGGTCGCCGGCGCGTTCATCACCAAGGGCCGGATGACGGCGGCCGAGCACCGGTTGTTCGTGGAGATGGTCGGCGAGCAGCGCTGGCAGTGGACCAAGCAGCGCTCGCTGCTCGACCCGGTGGTCTACCGGACCGGCACCGCGCAGGTCTTCGCGTCCCCGCAGTACCAGGCGTTCACGGCGATGGAGGACCGGGTCGCCGACGCCGATCCGCGCCGGCCGATCCCCGTCCAGCCCGGCGAGTGGCAGCGGACGGCGCAGCCGCTCGTGCTCTCGGTCAACGCGATGGTGCTCGGCAACTCCAGGCGCGCCGGGGAGCACGCCGACGACCTCGGCCGCGAGGCCTACCTCCGGCTCGCCGCCGTCGGCGGGCTCGGCCTGCTGGCCATCCTGCTGTCGGTGCTGCTGTCGCTGCGGTTCGCGCGCGGGTTCGTCCGCGAGCTGGTCGGGCTGCGCGGCTCGGCCGAGGAACTGGCCGAGCAGCGGCTTCCCGGCATCGTCGAGCGGCTCGGCCGCAACGAGAGCGTGGACGTCGCCGCGGAGGCCCCGCCCCTGCACGCCGGGCGCACCGCCGAGGTCGCCCGGCTCGCCGAGGCGTTCGCCAAGGTGCAGCGGACCGCCGTCGACGCCGCCGTCGGCCAGGCCGAGATGCGCGCGGGCGTCAGCCGCATCTTCCTCAACATCGCCCGCCGCAACCAGTCGCTCCTGCACCGCCAGCTGACGCTGCTGGACGGCCTGGAGAGCCGCGCCGAGGCCGACGACCTGGAAGACCTGTTCCGCATCGACCACCTCACCACCCGCATGCGGCGGCACGCCGAGAGCCTGATCATCCTGTCCGGCGCGACGCCGGGGCGCGGCTGGCGGCGGCCGGTGCGCTTCGCCGACGTGCTGCGCGCCGCCGTCTCGGAGATCGAGGACTACACCCGCGCGACCGTGCTGACCGACTCCGAGGACGGCCTGGTCGGCGCGGCCGTCGCCGACGTGGTGCACCTGCTGGCCGAGCTGATCGAGAACGCGGCGGTGTTCTCCCCGCCCAACACCGAGGTGCGGGTGATGGCCGAGCGCGTCGGCATCGGGTTCGCGGTCGAAGTCGAGGACCGCGGCCTCGGCGTGAAGCCGGAGCAGCTGGCCGAGGCCAACCGGCGGCTCGCCGAGCCGCCCGAGTACGACCTGGCCGACACCGACCAGCTCGGGCTGTTCGTCGTCGCGCGGCTGGCCGCCCGCCACGACATCTCCGTGACGCTCCAGCGGTCCCCGTACGGCGGCGTCACCGCGATCGTCCTGTTCCCGCACGAGCTGGTGGTGCCGGCCGAGGAGATGGCCGCCGGAGTGGCGCCGCCCGCGGACGCGCCGCACGACGAGACCGCTGCCCTGACCGGGACCGCCGTCGAGGGCGCCCCGGGGTGGGAGCCGACGATCATGGCCGCGCCGGTCCCCGAGGGGGTCGTTCCGCTCCGCGACTCCGGTGCCCCCGGGGAGCTCGCCGCCCTTCCCGCGGACGACCCGCACCAGGGGCGGCGGAACGCTCCAGGGCACCTGGAGGGCGCCGGCGGCCGGCTGGAGGCGCCGCCCGCGCTGCCCGCGCTCACCGGACCCGCCGCGCCGGCCGCGACTCCGGCGCCCGCCGAGGATCCGGCGCCCGCCGCGCCCGTGGCACCGTGGGGCGTCCCGGATGGGCCGGCGGCCGCCGCGCCCCCGCGTCCCGCCCCGAACCCCTGGTCGGACGACGCCCACACGCCGGCGGCCGAGGGCCCCGGCGGCGCCGTCCACGAGGACCCCGCCGAGGCCGCCGGTGAGGACTGGCAGCCCGCGGGGACCCACGCCGGGTTGCCCCGCCGCGTCAGGCAGAGGAACCTGGCCCCGCAACTGCGCAAGAGGCCCCCGTCGCCTCCGCCGACCGGCGGAACCGCGACCGGGGCCGTCGCACGCTCGCCCGAGGAGGCACGCTCGCTGATGGCATCGATACAGCAGGGATGGCGGCGCGGACGCGCGTCCGACGTTGGGGATGAGGGGACCCGATGA
- a CDS encoding DUF742 domain-containing protein gives MTPPGERWLDRDAGPLVRPYAMTRGRTRPEGAGFELIAVVAATGVPPGDRLRYSPDHARVLRGCTRPVTVVDLAADLGLPIGVVRVLLGDLRDKGLIAVVDEARPAEGRRPPSGVLREVLNGLRAL, from the coding sequence ATGACCCCGCCGGGAGAGCGCTGGCTGGACCGCGACGCCGGACCGCTCGTACGCCCCTACGCGATGACCCGGGGACGGACCCGTCCCGAGGGCGCGGGCTTCGAGCTGATCGCGGTGGTCGCGGCCACCGGCGTTCCCCCGGGCGACCGGCTGCGCTACAGCCCCGACCACGCGCGGGTGCTGCGCGGCTGTACGCGGCCGGTGACGGTCGTCGACCTCGCGGCCGACCTCGGCCTGCCCATCGGCGTCGTGCGGGTGCTGCTCGGCGACCTGCGGGACAAGGGCCTGATCGCGGTGGTGGACGAGGCGCGCCCGGCCGAGGGCCGGCGGCCCCCGTCCGGGGTGCTGAGAGAGGTGCTCAATGGACTCCGCGCACTATGA
- a CDS encoding GTP-binding protein — MESVRSDAAAQQGDSALTVKILVAGGFGVGKTTLVSAVSEIRPLRTEEALTEKSIGVDDTTAVASKTTTTVAMDFGRITLPNGLVLFVFGTPGQDRFWFMWDELAKGALGAVVLVDTRRLADCFASVDYFERRGVPFIIGVNRFDGAGQHSADQVRDALDLAPEIPVISCDVRDREDAKRVLISLVEHIMRTMSTGRQTVSY; from the coding sequence ATGGAATCCGTGCGCTCTGACGCGGCCGCCCAGCAGGGCGACTCGGCGCTGACGGTAAAGATCCTCGTCGCCGGCGGTTTCGGCGTCGGCAAGACCACCCTGGTCAGCGCGGTCAGTGAGATCCGCCCGCTGCGCACCGAGGAGGCGCTGACCGAGAAGAGCATCGGGGTCGACGACACCACCGCCGTCGCGTCCAAGACCACCACGACCGTGGCGATGGACTTCGGGCGCATCACCCTGCCCAACGGCCTGGTGCTGTTCGTGTTCGGCACCCCCGGCCAGGACCGGTTCTGGTTCATGTGGGACGAACTGGCCAAGGGTGCTCTTGGGGCGGTCGTCCTCGTCGACACCCGCCGCCTCGCCGACTGCTTCGCCTCGGTCGACTACTTCGAACGCCGCGGCGTCCCGTTCATCATCGGGGTCAACCGCTTCGACGGCGCCGGGCAGCACTCGGCCGACCAGGTCCGCGACGCCCTCGACCTCGCCCCGGAGATCCCCGTGATCTCCTGCGACGTCCGCGACCGCGAGGACGCCAAACGCGTCCTCATCAGCCTCGTCGAACACATCATGCGAACCATGAGCACCGGTAGGCAGACTGTGTCTTATTAG
- a CDS encoding GTP-binding protein, translating to MDSAHYDRAPGGPGFAARPLVTTKILIAGGFGAGKTTLVGSVSEIRPLHTEEPLTDQGSGVDDVAGVAAKATTTVAMDFGRITLSDQLLLYLFGTPGQERFWFMWDELAAGAIGAVVLADTRRLTGSFPAIDYFERRGVPFVVAVNCFDGERTHRPSDIAIALDLDPGVPVVLCDARRRESSKEVLVALMEHVLSWPDEEDEAPGGRKADHREPAT from the coding sequence ATGGACTCCGCGCACTATGACCGGGCGCCGGGCGGGCCGGGCTTCGCGGCCCGGCCGCTCGTCACCACCAAGATCCTCATCGCGGGCGGGTTCGGCGCAGGCAAGACCACCCTGGTCGGCTCGGTCAGCGAGATCCGCCCGCTGCACACCGAGGAGCCCCTGACCGACCAGGGCTCCGGGGTCGACGACGTGGCCGGCGTCGCCGCGAAGGCGACGACGACCGTCGCCATGGACTTCGGCCGGATCACGCTGTCGGACCAGCTGCTGCTCTACCTGTTCGGCACCCCCGGTCAGGAGCGGTTCTGGTTCATGTGGGACGAGCTGGCGGCGGGCGCGATCGGCGCCGTCGTGCTCGCCGACACGCGCCGGCTGACCGGCAGCTTCCCGGCGATCGACTACTTCGAGCGCCGCGGCGTCCCGTTCGTGGTGGCCGTGAACTGCTTCGACGGCGAGCGGACGCACCGGCCGAGCGACATCGCCATCGCGCTCGACCTGGACCCCGGCGTCCCGGTGGTGCTGTGCGACGCGCGCCGGCGCGAGTCGTCCAAGGAGGTGCTCGTCGCGCTGATGGAGCACGTGCTGAGCTGGCCGGACGAAGAGGATGAGGCACCGGGCGGCCGGAAGGCCGATCATCGTGAACCCGCGACGTAG
- a CDS encoding ROK family transcriptional regulator: MRMSARPQNVHQARLLRLLRDEGPRSRAELGDVVRLSRSKLAVELDRLVELGLVEGAGLAASRGGRRSGIVRLSPRLRFVAFDIGATSIDVAVTDGALEVLGHVSERCDVRQGATVVLERALDLLGKLRDEGLIPQVHGTGIGVPGPVSFRDGMPVVPPIMPGWDRFPVRDAIGQELGCPVLVDNDVNLMALGELHAGLARSVDDFLLVKIGTGIGCGIVVDGAIYRGVSGSAGDIGHIRVDDDGPTCACGNAGCLEAFFGGAALARDAEAAARSGRSPALAALLEAHGELAAEHVGEAAAAGDPSAVQIIREGGRHVGQVLAGLVSFFNPGLVIIAGGVAGLGHALLAEIRSVVYRRSAPLATGNLPIVLSELAGAAGVVGGARLISDHVFSAS, from the coding sequence ATGCGCATGTCGGCTCGCCCGCAGAACGTGCACCAGGCACGCCTGCTGCGGCTGCTGCGTGACGAGGGGCCGCGCTCGCGCGCCGAGCTGGGCGACGTCGTCCGGCTGTCGCGGTCCAAGCTGGCCGTCGAGCTGGACCGGCTCGTCGAGCTCGGCCTCGTGGAGGGGGCGGGACTGGCGGCCTCGCGGGGCGGGCGGCGGTCGGGGATCGTCCGGCTGTCGCCGCGGCTGCGGTTCGTCGCCTTCGACATCGGGGCGACCTCGATCGACGTGGCGGTGACCGACGGCGCGCTGGAGGTCCTCGGGCACGTCAGCGAGCGGTGCGACGTCCGGCAGGGCGCGACCGTGGTGCTGGAACGGGCGCTGGACCTGCTCGGCAAGCTGCGCGACGAGGGCCTGATCCCGCAGGTGCACGGGACGGGCATCGGGGTGCCCGGGCCGGTCAGCTTCCGCGACGGTATGCCGGTCGTCCCGCCGATCATGCCGGGCTGGGACCGGTTCCCGGTGCGGGACGCGATCGGCCAGGAGCTCGGCTGCCCGGTGCTCGTCGACAACGACGTGAACCTGATGGCCCTCGGCGAGCTGCACGCCGGGCTCGCCCGGTCGGTGGACGACTTCCTGCTCGTGAAGATCGGCACCGGGATCGGCTGCGGCATCGTGGTGGACGGCGCCATCTACCGCGGCGTGTCCGGCAGCGCCGGGGACATCGGCCACATCCGGGTCGACGACGACGGGCCGACCTGCGCCTGCGGCAACGCCGGGTGCCTGGAGGCGTTCTTCGGCGGCGCGGCGCTCGCGCGGGACGCCGAGGCGGCGGCGCGGTCCGGCCGCTCGCCCGCCCTCGCGGCCCTGCTGGAGGCCCACGGGGAGCTGGCGGCCGAGCACGTCGGCGAGGCCGCCGCGGCCGGCGACCCCTCCGCGGTGCAGATCATCCGGGAGGGCGGCCGGCACGTCGGCCAGGTCCTCGCCGGGCTGGTCAGCTTCTTCAACCCCGGCCTCGTCATCATCGCGGGCGGCGTCGCAGGCCTCGGCCACGCGCTGCTCGCCGAGATCCGCAGCGTCGTGTACCGGCGGTCCGCGCCGCTCGCGACCGGCAACCTCCCGATCGTGCTGTCCGAGCTCGCCGGCGCCGCCGGCGTGGTCGGCGGCGCCCGGCTCATCAGCGACCACGTCTTCTCCGCGTCCTGA
- a CDS encoding nitrate- and nitrite sensing domain-containing protein, producing MTGPRFSSIRARISLLVLVPLLALASLWVFLTGFTYGDAHQLLQSRDFQEKTVLPTQHFIDALQKERRLTMAELGGARPDLGVMRTQRQTTDDAAEKVREGARDEGLRGSILPLVVERLDSFVERIDTLRGVRQSVDQRVADRERVLRGYSDIIDAGFAVYNATTPGDGSITAHARTLASFGRAREFMAREDALLTGALAAGRITSAERGQFAQLVGAQRMLYADNAPNLPHDDHGRYERLAASPPFVQLRALEDQVIRGAEPPRAAVRKTRETGAQPAGAGTGQAAARAPHAPVIEPAIWRSLADTTNGRLFELENEILDDVADHGQHIAIGAFTRLGLAGGVGLLAIVLSALLAVRVSRRLLQECRTLAAGVVDFTRTRLPLMAEQVRAGAPVEPEAAAAAELDYRITEIRQIAESFDRAREAVLLAAEGEVAARRGISEVFVNLARRNQALLHRQLSLLDTMERRTEDPSELSDLFRLDHLATRMRRHAEGLVILAGKTAGRGWRRPVPLVDVVRGAVAEVEDYPRVRVQPLPRVSLLGSAVADVIHLLAEVVENATTFSPPQSPVRVSGHGVASGFAIEVEDRGLGMTEEALRRANERLARPPEFDPSDSAQLGLFVVARLAERQEITVTLRPSPYGGTTAIALIPSSLIVESAEPEPAAVRRATGPMQKLPSPAAALPAAAQPGRGESGGVVRLVAEAEPYRPEPARPAEEPAPAAPVRAATPPAPAPVEAPPEPAPPSREGELPRRRRQQHLAPQLKERVDAHLAAQGQAPPPAPEPAAPPAPPAPEPAGMPLAAPVPMDAPADETGRDAAGTVPTGDDPDDGAARSPESMRSMMSAMQRGWQRGRQDAADAEAAGNEGDQEDDAP from the coding sequence GTGACGGGCCCCCGTTTCTCCTCCATCCGGGCGAGGATCAGCCTGCTGGTCCTCGTGCCGCTGCTGGCCCTCGCCTCGCTGTGGGTGTTCCTCACGGGCTTCACCTACGGCGACGCGCACCAGCTGCTGCAGAGCCGTGACTTCCAGGAGAAGACCGTGCTGCCCACGCAGCACTTCATCGACGCGCTGCAGAAGGAGCGGCGGCTGACGATGGCAGAGCTCGGCGGCGCCCGCCCCGACCTCGGCGTCATGCGGACGCAGCGCCAGACCACCGACGACGCGGCCGAGAAGGTCCGCGAGGGCGCGCGTGACGAAGGCCTGCGGGGCTCGATCCTGCCCCTGGTCGTCGAACGGCTGGATTCGTTCGTGGAGCGGATCGACACGCTGCGCGGCGTCCGCCAGAGCGTGGACCAGCGCGTCGCCGACCGCGAGCGCGTGCTGCGCGGGTACAGCGACATCATCGACGCGGGCTTCGCCGTCTACAACGCGACCACGCCGGGGGACGGGTCCATCACCGCGCACGCCCGCACGCTCGCCTCGTTCGGCCGCGCCCGCGAGTTCATGGCGCGCGAGGACGCCCTGCTGACCGGCGCCCTGGCCGCCGGGCGCATCACCTCCGCCGAGCGCGGCCAGTTCGCGCAGCTCGTCGGGGCCCAGCGGATGCTGTACGCCGACAACGCGCCCAACCTTCCGCACGACGACCACGGACGCTACGAGCGGCTCGCGGCGTCGCCGCCGTTCGTCCAGCTGCGGGCGCTGGAGGACCAGGTCATCCGCGGCGCCGAACCACCCCGCGCCGCCGTGCGCAAGACCCGCGAGACGGGCGCCCAGCCCGCGGGCGCCGGCACCGGGCAGGCCGCCGCCCGCGCCCCGCACGCACCGGTCATCGAGCCCGCCATCTGGCGGTCCCTCGCCGACACCACCAACGGCCGGCTGTTCGAGCTGGAGAACGAGATCCTCGACGACGTCGCCGACCACGGGCAGCACATCGCGATCGGCGCCTTCACCCGCCTCGGCCTCGCCGGCGGCGTCGGCCTGCTCGCGATCGTGCTGTCGGCGCTGCTCGCGGTCCGGGTGTCGCGGCGGCTCCTCCAGGAGTGCCGCACGCTCGCCGCCGGCGTCGTGGACTTCACCCGCACGCGGCTGCCGCTGATGGCCGAGCAGGTCCGCGCCGGCGCCCCCGTCGAACCCGAGGCCGCGGCCGCGGCCGAGCTCGACTACCGCATCACCGAGATCCGGCAGATCGCCGAGTCGTTCGACCGCGCCCGCGAGGCCGTGCTCCTCGCCGCCGAGGGCGAGGTCGCGGCGCGGCGCGGCATCAGCGAGGTGTTCGTCAACCTCGCGCGCCGCAACCAGGCGCTGCTGCACCGGCAGCTCAGCCTGCTCGACACCATGGAGCGCCGCACCGAGGACCCTTCGGAGCTGTCGGACCTGTTCCGCCTCGACCACCTCGCGACCCGCATGCGCCGGCACGCCGAGGGCCTGGTCATCCTGGCCGGCAAGACCGCCGGGCGCGGCTGGCGCCGTCCCGTCCCGCTGGTGGACGTGGTGCGCGGCGCCGTCGCCGAGGTCGAGGACTACCCGCGCGTGCGGGTGCAGCCGCTGCCGCGGGTCTCGCTGCTCGGCTCCGCCGTCGCCGACGTCATCCACCTGCTCGCCGAGGTGGTGGAGAACGCCACCACGTTCTCGCCGCCGCAGTCGCCGGTGCGGGTCAGCGGCCACGGGGTCGCCAGCGGGTTCGCGATCGAGGTCGAGGACCGCGGCCTCGGGATGACCGAGGAGGCGCTGCGCCGGGCCAACGAGCGGCTCGCCCGTCCACCCGAGTTCGACCCCTCCGACAGCGCCCAGCTCGGGCTGTTCGTCGTCGCCCGGCTGGCCGAGCGACAGGAGATCACCGTCACGCTCCGCCCGTCCCCGTACGGGGGGACGACGGCGATCGCGCTGATCCCGAGCTCGCTCATCGTGGAGAGCGCCGAGCCGGAACCGGCCGCCGTGCGCCGCGCCACCGGGCCCATGCAGAAACTGCCGAGCCCCGCCGCGGCGCTCCCCGCGGCCGCCCAGCCCGGACGCGGCGAGTCCGGCGGCGTCGTCCGCCTCGTCGCCGAGGCCGAGCCGTACCGGCCCGAGCCGGCGCGCCCGGCCGAAGAGCCGGCGCCCGCGGCGCCCGTGCGGGCCGCGACGCCGCCCGCGCCCGCTCCGGTCGAGGCGCCGCCGGAGCCGGCCCCGCCCTCGCGGGAGGGTGAGCTGCCCCGGCGCAGGCGGCAGCAGCACCTGGCGCCCCAGCTCAAGGAACGGGTGGACGCGCACCTCGCCGCGCAGGGGCAGGCTCCGCCGCCCGCTCCGGAACCGGCCGCGCCCCCGGCGCCGCCCGCCCCGGAGCCGGCCGGCATGCCGCTCGCCGCGCCCGTCCCCATGGACGCTCCCGCGGACGAGACCGGCCGCGACGCGGCCGGGACCGTTCCCACGGGCGATGACCCGGACGACGGCGCCGCCCGCTCGCCCGAGTCGATGCGATCGATGATGTCGGCCATGCAGCGCGGCTGGCAGCGCGGCAGACAGGACGCGGCCGACGCGGAGGCCGCGGGCAACGAAGGTGACCAGGAGGACGACGCCCCATGA
- a CDS encoding roadblock/LC7 domain-containing protein → MTQPQHSGAEVPGGAGGELNWLLDSLVQRVAPVQNAVVLSSDGLRIAASSGLAREESDHLSAVAASFQSLARGAGESFGGGPVRQTIVEMESSFLFVTAAGRGACLAVLADAEADLGIIAYEMAMLVTRVGQHLSANPRVAAAEPGGV, encoded by the coding sequence ATGACACAGCCCCAGCACTCCGGCGCGGAGGTCCCGGGCGGAGCCGGAGGTGAGCTCAACTGGCTCCTGGACAGCCTCGTCCAGCGGGTCGCCCCGGTGCAGAACGCCGTGGTGCTGTCCAGCGACGGGCTGCGGATCGCCGCGTCCAGCGGGCTGGCCCGCGAGGAGTCCGACCACCTGTCGGCCGTGGCGGCCAGCTTCCAGAGCCTCGCGCGCGGGGCCGGGGAGTCCTTCGGCGGGGGGCCCGTCCGGCAGACGATCGTGGAGATGGAGTCGTCGTTCCTCTTCGTCACCGCCGCCGGCCGGGGCGCCTGCCTCGCCGTCCTCGCCGACGCCGAGGCCGACCTCGGGATCATCGCCTACGAGATGGCGATGCTGGTCACCCGGGTCGGCCAGCACCTGTCGGCCAACCCGCGCGTCGCCGCGGCCGAGCCCGGCGGAGTGTGA
- a CDS encoding roadblock/LC7 domain-containing protein: MHNTVTGELNWLLNDFAQRVTMVRQAVILSRDGLAVAASNELAREDAEHLSALASGVQSLARGAGRHFAGGNVRQTIIEMDALLLFVTAAGDGTCLAVLAEAEADAGLVAYEMAVLVKRVGQHLQASPRFGAEAGGQGFGGAGGSAPRGF; this comes from the coding sequence ATGCACAACACCGTGACCGGTGAGTTGAACTGGCTGCTCAACGACTTCGCCCAGCGGGTCACGATGGTGCGGCAGGCCGTGATCCTGTCGCGCGACGGGCTGGCCGTGGCCGCGTCCAACGAGCTCGCCCGCGAGGACGCCGAGCACCTGTCGGCGCTGGCGTCCGGCGTGCAGAGCCTCGCCCGCGGCGCCGGGCGGCACTTCGCGGGCGGCAACGTCCGGCAGACCATCATCGAGATGGACGCGCTGCTGCTGTTCGTGACGGCGGCCGGCGACGGCACCTGCCTGGCGGTGCTGGCCGAGGCGGAGGCCGACGCCGGACTCGTCGCCTACGAGATGGCGGTGCTGGTGAAGCGGGTCGGCCAGCACCTGCAGGCGAGCCCGAGGTTCGGGGCGGAGGCGGGCGGCCAGGGATTCGGAGGCGCCGGGGGGTCCGCGCCACGGGGCTTCTGA
- a CDS encoding DUF742 domain-containing protein yields the protein MGGTAWYDDAAGPVVRPYALTRGRTHYDGVEFDLVALIVAADPPEPAEDAHALPATPWAPEPEHDMILELCRTPLSVAEIASDLELPLGVVRVLLGDLLDHSLIQVRRPAPVAQFPSERVLKEVIDGIRAL from the coding sequence GTGGGCGGCACGGCCTGGTACGACGACGCGGCGGGCCCCGTCGTGCGCCCCTACGCGCTCACCCGAGGCCGGACGCACTACGACGGCGTCGAGTTCGACCTGGTCGCGCTGATCGTCGCGGCCGACCCGCCCGAGCCCGCGGAGGACGCCCACGCACTTCCGGCGACCCCATGGGCGCCGGAGCCGGAACATGACATGATCCTGGAGCTTTGCCGCACCCCGTTGTCGGTCGCCGAGATAGCGTCGGATCTGGAACTTCCCCTCGGGGTCGTCCGTGTCCTGCTCGGCGACCTGCTCGACCACTCGCTGATACAGGTCCGGCGCCCAGCGCCGGTGGCGCAGTTCCCCAGCGAGCGCGTACTCAAGGAAGTGATCGATGGAATCCGTGCGCTCTGA